Proteins encoded together in one Campylobacter concisus window:
- a CDS encoding sugar transporter, whose translation MINIHKVAYLRVIALAFAAFIFNTTEFVPVPLLSDIAKDFEMSTADTGLIITIYAWSVTILSLPFMLLTANLERRSLLLKVFIIFVASHALCAVAWNFTVLVIARVLIAISHAIFWSITASLAVRVAPINKSSQALGLLALGTSMAMILGLPLGRILGDSLGWRVTFGLIGIFAVGVGAWLYKILPLLPSKNSGSLKSLPELARNGFLMVIFLLTAIVISAHFSTYSYIEPFAKDISGFDGKFITIFLLLFGVAGIVASVLFSKFYKLIPTAFTAISIAIILACLLTLNLIATNESLMLALAFIWGLGIAGINMSFQIKVLNLASNATDAAMAIYSAIYNIGIGAGALIGHQTIVHLGEQNIGNVGSLFAAAGLVIFLVAAVKFKRAK comes from the coding sequence TTGATAAATATTCATAAAGTAGCCTATCTAAGGGTTATAGCGCTAGCTTTTGCAGCTTTTATATTTAATACAACTGAGTTCGTGCCGGTGCCACTTTTAAGTGACATAGCAAAGGATTTTGAGATGAGCACGGCTGATACCGGACTCATCATCACGATATATGCGTGGAGTGTGACGATACTCTCGCTACCTTTTATGTTGCTAACTGCAAATTTAGAGCGAAGGTCGTTACTTTTAAAGGTCTTTATCATTTTTGTCGCTTCTCACGCACTTTGCGCTGTTGCTTGGAATTTCACGGTTTTAGTCATAGCTCGCGTGCTAATAGCCATCTCGCACGCCATATTTTGGTCGATCACCGCTTCGCTTGCCGTTAGAGTTGCACCTATCAATAAAAGCTCGCAAGCTCTGGGACTTTTAGCACTTGGCACATCGATGGCGATGATACTTGGCTTGCCACTTGGTAGAATTTTAGGTGATAGCTTGGGCTGGCGTGTCACATTTGGGCTAATAGGGATATTTGCTGTGGGCGTTGGGGCTTGGCTATATAAAATTTTGCCACTTTTGCCTAGCAAAAACTCAGGCTCACTAAAGAGTTTGCCTGAGCTTGCAAGAAATGGCTTTTTGATGGTGATATTTTTGCTAACTGCTATCGTTATCAGCGCGCATTTTAGCACTTATAGCTACATCGAGCCATTTGCTAAAGATATAAGCGGCTTTGATGGTAAATTTATAACTATATTTTTGCTTTTATTTGGCGTCGCTGGTATCGTAGCAAGCGTGCTTTTCTCTAAATTTTATAAGCTCATACCAACTGCCTTTACAGCTATCTCAATAGCGATCATTTTAGCTTGCTTGCTGACGTTAAATTTGATCGCTACAAATGAGAGCTTGATGCTTGCACTTGCCTTTATTTGGGGGCTTGGCATAGCTGGGATAAATATGAGCTTTCAGATAAAGGTGCTAAACTTAGCCTCAAATGCCACGGATGCTGCTATGGCGATATATTCAGCTATTTATAACATCGGTATAGGAGCTGGCGCGCTAATAGGTCATCAAACGATAGTTCATCTTGGTGAGCAAAATATCGGCAACGTTGGTAGCCTTTTTGCAGCGGCTGGACTTGTCATCTTTCTCGTTGCAGCGGTTAAATTTAAAAGGGCTAAGTAA
- a CDS encoding amino acid ABC transporter substrate-binding protein translates to MKFTNLLKVVAVLAMALNLQAKTIKDGVLTVATEGTYAPFTFYNDKNELVGYDVDIARAVAQKLNLKVEFLTAPWDAMLAAFDAGKADVVFNQVSITDERKKKYAFSVPYTVTFGAIITRKDNNDIKSFADLKGKKDADSATSNWAKVAVKYGAEHVVTDSFAKSMELLISRRVDAVVRDNIVFYDFIKERPNAPVKIAASLDEKDYTAAAVKKDNAELAEQISNALTELSKEGKLEAISKSYFDKDVSK, encoded by the coding sequence ATGAAATTTACAAATTTATTAAAAGTAGTAGCAGTGCTTGCAATGGCTCTAAATTTGCAAGCAAAAACTATAAAAGATGGCGTGCTAACAGTAGCAACAGAAGGCACTTACGCGCCTTTTACATTTTATAATGACAAAAATGAGCTAGTAGGATACGACGTAGATATCGCAAGAGCTGTAGCACAAAAGTTAAATTTAAAAGTTGAGTTTCTAACAGCTCCATGGGATGCGATGCTAGCAGCATTTGATGCTGGCAAAGCAGACGTGGTGTTTAACCAAGTAAGTATAACCGATGAGAGAAAGAAAAAGTATGCTTTTTCAGTGCCTTATACTGTGACATTTGGCGCTATCATCACTAGAAAAGACAATAACGACATCAAAAGTTTTGCTGATCTAAAAGGCAAAAAAGATGCCGACTCAGCAACTAGCAACTGGGCGAAAGTAGCCGTAAAATACGGTGCTGAGCACGTCGTAACAGACAGTTTTGCTAAAAGTATGGAGCTTCTTATATCAAGGCGTGTAGATGCTGTTGTAAGAGATAACATCGTATTTTACGACTTCATAAAAGAGCGTCCAAACGCACCTGTAAAGATAGCTGCCTCACTTGACGAGAAAGACTACACAGCAGCAGCTGTTAAGAAAGATAACGCCGAACTTGCAGAGCAAATTTCAAATGCTTTAACTGAACTTTCAAAAGAGGGCAAACTAGAAGCCATCTCAAAAAGCTACTTTGACAAAGACGTCTCAAAATAA
- a CDS encoding amino acid ABC transporter permease, with the protein MENLDRVIELVSSSTLPMIIALLKVTIPLTLLSFSLGLVIAIITAVARLSNIKILKFIFATYVWIFRGTPLLVQLFIVFYGLPSIGVTLDTWSAATIAFSLNVGAYASESVRAAILSVPKGQWEAAISLGMTHYQILKRIIAPQAVRISLPPLSNTFIGLVKDTSLAASITMVDMFMVAQRIAARTFEPLILYILAALIYLVVCTLLTYLQSRLEKAVSRYV; encoded by the coding sequence ATGGAAAATTTAGATAGAGTGATCGAGCTTGTTTCAAGCTCGACACTACCGATGATCATCGCGCTTTTAAAAGTGACGATCCCACTTACTTTGCTCTCATTTTCGCTAGGGCTTGTCATCGCCATTATCACAGCAGTAGCGAGGCTTTCAAATATAAAAATTTTAAAATTTATATTTGCCACCTATGTTTGGATATTTCGCGGTACGCCGCTTCTTGTGCAGCTTTTCATCGTATTTTACGGGCTTCCTAGTATCGGTGTCACGCTTGATACTTGGAGTGCTGCTACTATCGCATTTAGCCTAAACGTGGGCGCTTATGCGTCTGAGTCTGTAAGGGCTGCCATACTTTCTGTGCCAAAGGGTCAGTGGGAGGCTGCCATATCACTTGGCATGACGCACTATCAAATTTTAAAGCGCATCATCGCACCTCAAGCAGTGAGGATCTCGCTCCCTCCACTTTCAAACACATTTATAGGCCTTGTTAAAGACACTTCACTAGCAGCTTCTATAACGATGGTGGATATGTTTATGGTCGCTCAAAGGATCGCAGCAAGGACCTTTGAGCCACTCATCCTCTACATCCTAGCAGCGCTCATCTATCTAGTGGTTTGCACACTTTTAACCTATCTTCAATCAAGGCTTGAAAAAGCTGTCTCAAGGTATGTCTAA
- a CDS encoding UDP-N-acetylmuramate--alanine ligase — protein MKFGFLSDIGEITPSIFAKLDKLSRAKIFIALYNVGVESELKIPLSYAKFLNFKDIFEARINFLLRDKFLNFKPVDSFCIPSNVVINAYLKNDFKALRFVAKEPKMAAAKMIKMLYRSGEFEFFIDAAQMFCQFVYDKIRLRHQDKEVVLNGGVISVKKDGKNLLSVMPSFKKVSFDDMRNLNDDIDAAVCALGHECEMVYIVCPRNEEFRRHVEVRHCFARGCIKLVPYTIISKIF, from the coding sequence ATGAAGTTCGGGTTTTTATCAGATATTGGCGAAATAACTCCAAGTATTTTTGCAAAGCTTGACAAACTTTCGCGTGCGAAAATTTTCATCGCACTTTATAATGTTGGCGTTGAAAGCGAGCTAAAGATCCCGCTTTCTTACGCTAAATTTCTAAATTTCAAAGACATTTTTGAGGCTAGGATAAATTTCTTACTGCGTGATAAATTTTTAAATTTCAAACCAGTTGATAGCTTTTGCATACCTTCAAACGTCGTTATAAATGCTTATTTAAAAAATGATTTTAAGGCGTTGAGATTTGTAGCAAAAGAGCCAAAGATGGCAGCTGCAAAGATGATAAAGATGCTTTATAGAAGCGGAGAATTTGAGTTTTTCATTGACGCAGCGCAGATGTTTTGCCAGTTTGTTTATGATAAAATACGCCTCCGCCATCAGGACAAAGAGGTCGTGCTAAATGGCGGTGTCATCTCGGTCAAAAAAGATGGCAAAAATTTGCTCAGTGTCATGCCAAGCTTTAAAAAAGTGAGCTTTGATGATATGAGAAATTTAAACGACGACATCGATGCAGCCGTTTGCGCGCTTGGTCACGAGTGCGAGATGGTCTATATCGTTTGCCCTAGAAATGAGGAATTTAGGCGGCACGTTGAGGTTAGACACTGCTTTGCAAGAGGGTGCATAAAGCTCGTGCCTTATACGATTATTAGTAAAATTTTTTAA
- a CDS encoding DUF2325 domain-containing protein, with protein sequence MSVLVIGADEITPIKAVLHDLGAEKIEHWDARNENRVNRKPIPQDTECVVMLTSFLNHNTMKTIKTQAKKRNIPIVCAKRSVSCVFCEYCKVFGLDKEFGCKE encoded by the coding sequence ATGTCAGTTTTAGTTATCGGAGCAGATGAGATCACGCCTATTAAGGCTGTTTTGCATGATTTGGGAGCTGAGAAGATAGAGCACTGGGACGCTAGAAACGAAAACCGCGTAAATCGCAAGCCGATCCCACAAGATACCGAGTGCGTGGTGATGCTCACTAGCTTTTTAAACCACAACACGATGAAGACCATTAAAACTCAAGCAAAAAAAAGAAATATCCCTATCGTTTGTGCGAAAAGAAGCGTTAGCTGCGTATTTTGCGAGTATTGTAAGGTCTTTGGCCTAGATAAGGAATTTGGATGCAAAGAATAA
- the nifJ gene encoding pyruvate:ferredoxin (flavodoxin) oxidoreductase, whose product MSKIMKTMDGNEAAAYASYAFTEVAGIYPITPSSPMADYTDLWAAQGKKNLFGMPVKVVEMQSEGGAAGTVHGSLQVGALTTTYTASQGLLLKIPNMYKIAGQLLPGVIHVSARSLAAQALSIFGDHQDIYACRQTGFAMLASGSVQEVMDIAGVAHLAAIKGRVPFLHFFDGFRTSHEIQKVEVMDYAHFDRLLDREALQKFRDEALNPESPKTRGTAQNDDIYFQTRELSNRFYDAVPDIVANYLAEISKITGRDYKPFNYYGDPEATRVIVAMGSVTQTLEEVVDYLNAKGEKVGIIKVHLYRPFSTKYLFDVMPKSVKKIAVLDRTKEPGSLGEPLYLDIKAAFYGQKDAPIIVGGRYGLSSKDVDPAQMLAVFENLNQSEPKDGFTVGIVDDITFTSLPTGEKISLSDESVKECLFYGLGADGTVGANKNSIKIIGDKTDLYAQAYFAYDSKKSGGYTRSHLRFGKKPIRSTYLVSNPHFVACSVAAYLEIYDVIDGIRENGTFLLNSIWDAEQTIAKLPNKVKKILASKNINFYIINATKLAHDIGLKNRTNTIMQSAFFKLADIIPFEDAQKYMKEYAHKAYAKKGEAIVQMNYSAIDVGANGLIKVPVDPAWANLADDEQKDGKYIGNSFIENVVKPINAARGDSLPVSAFIGYEDGHFEAGTTAYEKRGVGVMVPKWIEQNCIQCNQCAFVCPHAVIRPFLIDENELSIAPQGVQDHVLEAKGKEVKGLKYKIQVSPLDCTGCELCAQNCPSKEKSLVMVPLEEELGKNEQENADYLFKKVAYKDDLMNKESVKGVGFAKPLFEFHGACPGCGETPYITLITRLFGERMIVANATGCSSIYGGSAPSTPYTTNDEGKGVAWANSLFEDNAEFGMGMNVAMETMRHRIEDIMRNNIDSVPNALSALYNDWINFKNDGVKTQEITKNLLPILEQNLSAPGVKEILELKKFLVKKSQWIIGGDGWAYDIGFGGLDHVLASGENVNVLVLDTEVYSNTGGQSSKSSRAGSIAQFTASGKPAQKKDLGYIAMTYGNIFVAQINSNASQANVIKAITAAEAYDGPSLIIAYSPCIAHGIKGGLSQSGGQGELATKCGYWPTYLYDPRLLKEGQNPLKITSKEPDWSLYEEFLLNEVRYNSLKKTNPEHADELLAKNKADAQRRYRQLKRLSLADFSDEIN is encoded by the coding sequence ATGTCAAAAATAATGAAAACTATGGACGGAAACGAGGCCGCAGCTTACGCGTCATACGCATTTACCGAAGTAGCTGGAATTTACCCTATCACTCCTAGCTCGCCTATGGCTGACTACACTGACCTTTGGGCAGCGCAGGGCAAAAAAAATTTATTTGGTATGCCAGTAAAAGTAGTCGAGATGCAAAGCGAAGGCGGCGCAGCTGGCACGGTGCATGGCTCGCTACAAGTTGGCGCGCTAACTACGACCTACACAGCTTCTCAAGGCCTACTTTTAAAAATTCCAAATATGTATAAGATAGCAGGCCAGCTCCTTCCTGGTGTCATCCACGTCTCAGCTCGCTCTCTGGCAGCGCAGGCTCTTTCAATATTTGGCGACCACCAAGACATCTACGCCTGTCGCCAAACTGGCTTTGCTATGCTAGCAAGCGGCTCAGTGCAAGAGGTGATGGATATCGCTGGCGTGGCGCATTTAGCAGCGATCAAGGGCAGAGTGCCGTTTTTACACTTCTTTGATGGCTTTAGAACGAGCCATGAAATTCAAAAAGTAGAAGTGATGGACTACGCGCACTTTGATAGACTTCTTGACAGAGAGGCGCTACAGAAATTTAGAGACGAAGCGCTAAATCCAGAGAGCCCAAAAACAAGAGGCACAGCGCAAAATGACGATATCTACTTTCAAACAAGAGAGCTAAGTAACCGCTTTTATGACGCAGTGCCAGACATCGTGGCAAACTACCTAGCTGAAATTTCAAAGATCACTGGCAGAGACTACAAGCCATTTAACTACTACGGAGACCCTGAGGCGACACGCGTCATCGTAGCTATGGGCTCAGTGACGCAAACTCTTGAAGAGGTCGTTGATTATCTAAACGCAAAAGGCGAAAAGGTGGGCATCATCAAGGTGCATTTGTACCGCCCATTTAGCACGAAGTATCTCTTTGACGTGATGCCAAAGAGCGTGAAAAAAATAGCCGTTCTTGACCGCACAAAAGAGCCTGGCAGCCTTGGTGAGCCGCTATATCTTGATATAAAAGCTGCATTTTACGGCCAAAAAGACGCCCCGATCATAGTTGGCGGCAGATACGGCCTTAGCTCAAAGGACGTCGATCCTGCGCAAATGCTAGCTGTGTTTGAAAATTTAAACCAAAGCGAGCCAAAAGATGGCTTTACAGTTGGTATCGTCGATGACATCACTTTTACGTCGCTGCCAACTGGAGAGAAAATTTCACTAAGCGATGAGAGCGTTAAAGAGTGTTTATTTTACGGCCTTGGAGCTGACGGCACCGTGGGCGCAAACAAAAACTCGATAAAGATCATCGGCGATAAGACTGATCTTTATGCGCAGGCATATTTTGCCTACGATAGTAAAAAATCAGGCGGCTACACGCGCTCGCACCTTCGCTTTGGCAAAAAGCCGATCCGCTCGACCTATCTCGTCTCAAACCCGCACTTTGTAGCCTGCTCAGTCGCAGCATATCTTGAAATTTACGATGTGATTGACGGCATCAGAGAAAACGGCACATTTTTATTAAACTCTATCTGGGACGCAGAGCAGACCATAGCGAAGTTGCCAAATAAAGTTAAGAAAATTTTAGCTAGCAAAAATATAAATTTCTACATCATAAACGCAACAAAGCTAGCACACGACATCGGCCTTAAAAACCGCACAAATACCATAATGCAGTCGGCATTTTTCAAGCTTGCGGACATCATACCATTTGAAGATGCGCAAAAATATATGAAAGAGTACGCGCACAAAGCCTACGCTAAAAAAGGCGAGGCGATCGTGCAGATGAATTATAGCGCTATCGACGTTGGCGCAAACGGCCTTATCAAGGTGCCAGTCGATCCTGCGTGGGCAAATTTAGCAGATGATGAGCAAAAAGATGGAAAATATATCGGCAACAGCTTCATCGAAAACGTCGTAAAACCAATAAATGCGGCTCGCGGTGACAGCCTACCAGTCTCAGCCTTCATAGGCTACGAAGACGGCCACTTTGAAGCTGGCACGACGGCTTACGAGAAGCGCGGCGTTGGCGTCATGGTGCCAAAATGGATCGAGCAAAACTGCATCCAGTGCAACCAGTGCGCATTTGTCTGCCCGCACGCTGTAATCAGGCCATTTTTAATAGACGAAAACGAGCTTAGCATAGCCCCACAAGGCGTGCAAGATCACGTCCTAGAAGCAAAAGGCAAAGAAGTAAAGGGACTAAAATATAAAATCCAAGTAAGCCCGCTAGACTGCACCGGCTGCGAGCTATGCGCACAAAACTGCCCAAGCAAAGAAAAATCGCTCGTAATGGTGCCGCTTGAAGAAGAGTTAGGCAAAAACGAGCAAGAAAATGCTGATTATCTATTTAAAAAAGTCGCTTACAAAGACGATCTCATGAACAAAGAGAGCGTTAAAGGCGTTGGCTTTGCTAAGCCGCTCTTTGAATTCCACGGCGCCTGCCCGGGATGTGGCGAAACTCCGTATATCACGCTTATAACAAGGCTTTTTGGCGAGCGCATGATCGTGGCAAACGCGACTGGTTGTAGCTCGATATATGGCGGCTCAGCCCCATCTACTCCATACACCACAAACGACGAAGGCAAGGGCGTTGCGTGGGCAAATTCGCTATTTGAAGACAACGCCGAGTTTGGCATGGGTATGAACGTAGCGATGGAGACCATGCGCCACCGCATCGAAGATATCATGAGAAACAACATAGATAGCGTGCCAAACGCACTTTCAGCGCTTTATAACGACTGGATAAATTTCAAAAATGATGGCGTTAAAACGCAAGAGATCACGAAAAATTTATTGCCTATTTTAGAGCAAAATTTAAGCGCGCCAGGCGTCAAAGAAATTTTAGAACTTAAGAAATTTCTCGTCAAAAAGTCGCAATGGATCATTGGCGGCGACGGCTGGGCGTATGACATCGGCTTTGGCGGACTTGACCACGTGCTAGCAAGCGGCGAGAACGTAAATGTGCTAGTGCTTGACACCGAAGTTTATTCAAACACTGGCGGCCAAAGCTCTAAGTCAAGCCGCGCAGGCTCGATAGCGCAATTTACAGCTAGCGGCAAACCAGCTCAGAAAAAGGACCTTGGCTACATCGCGATGACTTACGGCAACATTTTTGTAGCGCAGATCAACTCAAACGCAAGTCAAGCAAACGTGATAAAAGCGATCACAGCAGCTGAAGCGTATGATGGCCCAAGCCTCATCATCGCCTACTCTCCGTGCATCGCTCACGGCATCAAAGGCGGCTTATCGCAGTCAGGCGGCCAAGGCGAACTCGCTACAAAATGCGGATACTGGCCGACATACCTATACGACCCGCGCCTTTTAAAAGAGGGACAAAATCCGCTTAAAATCACCTCAAAAGAGCCAGACTGGTCGCTTTATGAAGAGTTTTTACTAAACGAAGTTCGCTATAACTCGCTTAAGAAGACCAACCCTGAGCACGCAGACGAGCTACTAGCTAAAAACAAAGCTGACGCTCAAAGACGCTACCGCCAGCTAAAACGCCTAAGCCTAGCTGACTTTAGCGACGAAATCAATTAA
- a CDS encoding amino acid ABC transporter ATP-binding protein: MAINFKNISKSYGDHLVLDNINTSFKEGQTTVIVGSSGCGKSTLLRCINLLEIPQSGTLEVDDRSVNFKEKLSSKELLEIRKKTGMVFQSFNLFPHLTALQNVTEAPIYVQKKDKNEAIKEAKELLAKVGLSHKEDTYPNRLSGGQAQRVAIARALAVNPYFLLLDEPTSALDPELEAEVLKVILSLAKEKKSMIIVTHNMNFARKIADRILFLDKGVIAFDGLVDEFFNSQNERIKNFISAMDI, from the coding sequence ATGGCTATAAATTTTAAAAATATAAGCAAATCTTACGGCGATCATTTGGTGCTAGATAATATAAATACAAGCTTCAAAGAGGGGCAAACGACTGTGATCGTTGGCTCATCTGGTTGTGGCAAATCAACGCTTCTTAGATGTATAAATTTACTTGAGATCCCACAAAGTGGCACTTTAGAGGTAGATGACAGGAGTGTAAATTTTAAAGAGAAGCTTAGCTCAAAAGAGCTTTTAGAAATTCGTAAAAAAACAGGCATGGTCTTTCAAAGCTTCAACCTCTTCCCGCACCTAACAGCGCTTCAAAATGTTACCGAAGCTCCGATCTACGTTCAAAAAAAGGATAAAAACGAAGCGATAAAAGAGGCAAAAGAGCTTTTAGCTAAAGTAGGACTTAGCCACAAAGAAGATACCTATCCAAACAGGCTCTCAGGCGGACAAGCACAGCGCGTGGCCATCGCTAGAGCGCTAGCTGTAAATCCATACTTTTTGCTACTTGACGAGCCTACAAGTGCGCTTGATCCAGAGCTCGAGGCTGAAGTTTTAAAGGTCATCTTATCTCTTGCAAAAGAGAAAAAGTCTATGATCATCGTCACTCATAATATGAATTTTGCTAGAAAGATAGCTGATAGAATTTTGTTTTTAGATAAAGGCGTGATCGCCTTTGATGGCTTAGTTGATGAGTTTTTTAACAGCCAAAATGAGAGGATAAAAAACTTCATCTCGGCTATGGATATATAA
- a CDS encoding amino acid ABC transporter substrate-binding protein: protein MKFSSAFKFGALCVVGCLLSLNSALANSYEQIKKDGVIRIATEGVYSPFSFHNEKDELMGYDVEIARAVAKKLGVKPKFIEASWDAMLAAFDAGKADVVFNQVSITDERKKKYDYSVPYMVSYSAIVVHKDNNDIKSFADLKGKRSVHSVNSMWIPTVEKYGAKLVVADSLSDQINLIITKRADDTIDDAVMFYDYIKQHPNAPIKIIEAGDEPMYTAAIVKKGNKELLNKINNALNELSKEGVLSEISLKYFGKDISK, encoded by the coding sequence ATGAAATTTTCTAGTGCTTTTAAATTTGGTGCGCTCTGCGTAGTTGGCTGTTTGCTCTCTTTAAATTCTGCCTTGGCAAATTCTTACGAGCAGATCAAAAAAGATGGCGTCATAAGGATAGCAACAGAAGGCGTTTATTCGCCATTTTCGTTTCACAATGAAAAAGATGAGCTAATGGGCTATGACGTGGAGATAGCAAGAGCTGTGGCTAAAAAACTAGGCGTAAAGCCAAAATTTATCGAAGCTTCATGGGACGCGATGCTTGCGGCATTTGACGCTGGCAAGGCGGACGTGGTGTTTAACCAAGTAAGTATAACCGACGAGCGAAAGAAAAAGTATGACTACAGCGTGCCATATATGGTCTCTTACTCAGCCATCGTCGTGCATAAAGATAATAACGATATCAAAAGTTTTGCTGATCTAAAAGGCAAAAGAAGCGTGCATTCAGTAAATAGCATGTGGATACCAACCGTTGAAAAGTATGGCGCCAAGCTAGTTGTGGCCGATAGTTTGAGCGATCAGATAAATTTGATCATCACAAAAAGAGCTGATGATACGATAGATGATGCGGTGATGTTTTATGACTACATCAAACAACATCCAAACGCCCCTATAAAGATCATCGAAGCTGGCGATGAGCCGATGTATACGGCCGCGATTGTTAAAAAAGGTAACAAAGAGCTACTAAATAAGATAAATAATGCCCTAAATGAGCTTAGCAAAGAAGGAGTTTTAAGCGAAATTTCGCTTAAATACTTCGGCAAAGACATTTCTAAATAA
- a CDS encoding amino acid ABC transporter substrate-binding protein gives MNFKPIFGFIAGAFLALNLNASTIKKGELIVATEGTYSPYSFYDEKGELVGYDVDIAKAVAKKLNLKIEFLTAPWDAMLAAFDAGKADVVFNQVSINEDRKKKYDMSVPYTMPYPVIVVHKDNNDIKSFADLKGKKSVHSATSNWAAIAEKNGATVVVADGFSKGVELIISKRADDTINDNVTFFDYIKQRPNAPLKIAYTSNEPMPTAALLKKGNTELLEAINKALDELKAEGKISEISMKYFGKDISK, from the coding sequence ATGAATTTTAAGCCCATTTTTGGCTTTATCGCAGGTGCTTTTTTAGCTTTAAATTTAAATGCTTCAACTATCAAAAAAGGCGAGCTTATAGTTGCAACTGAAGGCACTTACTCACCTTACTCATTTTATGATGAAAAGGGCGAGCTAGTAGGATATGACGTAGATATCGCAAAAGCTGTTGCAAAGAAGCTAAATTTAAAGATCGAGTTTCTAACAGCTCCATGGGATGCGATGCTTGCTGCATTTGACGCTGGCAAAGCAGACGTTGTTTTTAACCAAGTTAGCATAAACGAAGATAGAAAGAAAAAGTATGATATGAGCGTGCCTTACACCATGCCATATCCCGTAATAGTCGTGCATAAGGACAATAACGACATCAAAAGTTTTGCTGATCTAAAGGGCAAAAAAAGCGTGCACTCTGCAACTAGCAACTGGGCAGCGATAGCTGAGAAAAATGGCGCAACAGTGGTCGTAGCTGATGGCTTTAGTAAAGGCGTGGAGCTTATCATCTCAAAAAGAGCTGACGATACGATAAATGACAATGTCACATTTTTTGACTACATCAAACAACGCCCAAATGCACCGCTCAAGATCGCATATACTAGCAATGAGCCGATGCCAACAGCTGCACTTCTTAAAAAAGGCAACACCGAGCTACTAGAAGCGATAAACAAAGCGCTTGATGAGCTAAAAGCCGAAGGCAAGATAAGCGAAATTTCGATGAAATATTTTGGAAAAGATATTTCAAAATAA
- the fldA gene encoding flavodoxin FldA, whose product MIGIVYGSSMGNTEDAAKLISEGLGLENELLNVSDVDAAKLNSFDKLILGTSTWGSGDLQDDWDAFDFKALNLNGKTVAVFGMGDSESYSDEYCNGMAKLYDEVVKAGAKVVGEVSTDGYTFDGSDAVKNGKFVGLALDADNQSDKTEGRISAWIEQIKPYFA is encoded by the coding sequence ATGATAGGTATAGTTTATGGAAGCAGCATGGGAAATACTGAAGATGCAGCAAAACTTATAAGCGAGGGCTTGGGCCTTGAAAACGAGCTTTTAAACGTCTCTGACGTAGACGCAGCGAAGCTAAATAGCTTTGATAAGCTCATCCTTGGCACATCGACTTGGGGTAGCGGCGATCTTCAAGATGACTGGGACGCGTTTGACTTTAAAGCGTTAAATTTAAACGGTAAAACAGTCGCTGTTTTTGGCATGGGCGATAGCGAGAGCTACTCTGATGAGTACTGTAATGGCATGGCAAAGCTTTACGATGAGGTCGTAAAAGCAGGTGCAAAAGTAGTTGGCGAAGTTAGCACTGACGGATATACATTTGATGGCTCTGACGCTGTGAAAAATGGTAAATTTGTAGGTCTAGCGCTTGATGCTGATAACCAGAGCGACAAAACTGAGGGTAGAATTTCAGCTTGGATCGAGCAGATAAAGCCATACTTTGCGTAA